Proteins encoded together in one Undibacterium sp. CCC3.4 window:
- the rpmG gene encoding 50S ribosomal protein L33 — protein MAKSGRDKIKLESTAGTGHFYTTSKNKRTMPEKMEIMKFDPKARKHVIYKETKIK, from the coding sequence ATGGCTAAATCTGGTCGCGACAAAATCAAGCTGGAATCGACTGCGGGTACTGGTCACTTCTACACAACGTCGAAAAACAAGCGCACGATGCCTGAAAAAATGGAGATCATGAAGTTTGATCCTAAGGCACGTAAGCATGTTATTTACAAAGAAACCAAAATCAAGTGA
- a CDS encoding phasin family protein — protein sequence MFSVPEQFSAASKANIDAQIALFSSLSGKIFEGVEKIVELNVNLVKHSFEESAASTKQLLAAKDPQEFFSLSTAQSQPGAEKLLSYGRQLAAIATDTQTEFKLAAETQLTEHHRKIRSLFDDVSKSAPAGSEQFVSFFKTAIDQANAGYEQLNLSTKQAVAAIEANLNNTVAQISQVTEKAAPRATKK from the coding sequence ATGTTTTCCGTTCCAGAACAATTTTCCGCAGCAAGCAAAGCCAATATAGATGCCCAAATCGCCCTATTTTCCAGCCTCAGCGGGAAAATCTTTGAAGGTGTGGAAAAAATTGTCGAATTGAATGTCAATCTCGTCAAACATTCCTTCGAAGAATCGGCCGCCAGCACGAAGCAATTGCTGGCCGCTAAAGATCCGCAAGAATTTTTTTCGCTCAGCACCGCCCAAAGCCAACCCGGTGCGGAAAAGCTGTTGAGCTACGGTCGTCAGCTAGCCGCCATTGCGACTGACACCCAGACAGAATTTAAACTTGCTGCTGAAACCCAACTGACTGAACATCATCGCAAGATTCGCTCCTTATTTGATGATGTATCAAAAAGCGCACCAGCCGGTTCCGAGCAATTCGTATCGTTTTTCAAGACTGCGATCGACCAAGCCAACGCCGGTTACGAGCAATTGAATCTATCGACCAAGCAAGCGGTCGCGGCGATCGAAGCCAATCTCAACAATACGGTGGCACAAATTTCTCAAGTCACTGAGAAAGCCGCGCCGCGCGCGACAAAAAAATAA
- the radC gene encoding RadC family protein, with amino-acid sequence MSIIHWPETQRPRERLIQCGAAALSDAELLAVFLRTGVTGKSAVDLGRDLLFEFGSLSKLFAATLGDFSAIHGLGMAKYAQLQAVLELAKRAIGEELQQNATLSSPQEVRHYLQLLIGHKTYESFAVLFLDVKNQLISAEELFRGTLNHASVYPREVAKAALQCNAAAIILAHNHPSGNSEPSRADIHLTKTLKQALALVDVRVLDHFIIANPEVFSFAEHGLL; translated from the coding sequence ATGTCTATCATTCACTGGCCGGAAACCCAGCGTCCGCGCGAACGCTTAATCCAATGTGGCGCTGCGGCGCTATCCGATGCTGAATTACTGGCGGTATTTCTGCGTACCGGCGTCACGGGCAAGAGCGCGGTCGATCTCGGGCGTGATTTACTGTTCGAATTCGGTTCTTTATCGAAGCTCTTCGCTGCCACCCTCGGTGATTTTTCTGCCATCCACGGTTTAGGCATGGCCAAATATGCCCAATTGCAGGCGGTGCTGGAACTGGCCAAGCGTGCCATCGGCGAAGAATTACAACAGAACGCCACCCTATCCTCACCGCAGGAAGTCCGACACTATCTGCAATTATTGATAGGCCACAAAACCTACGAATCATTTGCGGTATTGTTTCTCGATGTAAAAAATCAACTGATCAGTGCCGAGGAATTATTCCGCGGCACCCTCAATCATGCCAGCGTCTACCCACGCGAGGTCGCCAAAGCAGCCCTGCAGTGCAATGCCGCCGCCATCATCTTGGCCCACAATCACCCCTCAGGTAACAGTGAACCGAGTCGCGCCGACATCCACCTGACCAAAACCCTCAAACAAGCCTTGGCCTTGGTCGATGTTCGTGTGCTCGACCACTTCATCATCGCCAATCCCGAGGTATTCTCATTCGCCGAGCATGGTTTATTGTAG
- a CDS encoding branched-chain amino acid ABC transporter permease, producing the protein MDTFIQQIINGLVLGSMYALVALGYTMVYGVLNLINFAHGDVLMVGAMAGLSIIKLLQVVAPGLPGMAMLIIAILGAIPVCIAVNLIIERVAYRRLRNAPRLAPLITAIGVSILVQTFAMMIWGRSPVSFPTVMPSVPVQIGGAVISQVQIILLALATLAMVGLVLLVEKTKMGRAMRATAENPRVAGLMGVDSNRVIVATFAIGAALAAIAGVMWAANYSSAQFAMGFVPGLKAFSAAVLGGIGNIYGAMVGGILLGLIESLGAGYIGDLTGGILGSQYQDIFAFVVLIIVLTLRPSGIMGERVADRA; encoded by the coding sequence ATGGATACCTTTATCCAACAAATTATTAATGGCTTGGTTTTGGGCAGCATGTATGCCCTAGTCGCGCTCGGTTACACCATGGTCTATGGTGTGCTCAATCTGATTAACTTCGCCCATGGCGACGTCTTGATGGTGGGTGCCATGGCTGGGCTCAGCATCATCAAGCTGTTGCAAGTTGTGGCACCCGGTTTGCCTGGTATGGCCATGTTGATCATCGCCATTCTTGGCGCTATTCCGGTCTGTATCGCGGTCAACCTGATCATTGAACGGGTCGCGTACCGCCGTCTGCGCAATGCCCCGCGTTTGGCACCTTTGATTACCGCCATTGGCGTGTCGATTCTGGTGCAAACCTTCGCCATGATGATCTGGGGCCGCAGTCCGGTATCGTTTCCTACCGTCATGCCGAGCGTGCCGGTACAGATCGGTGGCGCCGTGATTTCCCAAGTGCAGATCATCTTGTTGGCCTTGGCCACCTTGGCCATGGTCGGGCTGGTATTGTTGGTTGAAAAAACCAAGATGGGCCGTGCCATGCGTGCGACTGCGGAAAACCCGCGGGTCGCCGGACTCATGGGGGTCGATTCTAACCGCGTGATTGTGGCCACCTTCGCCATCGGCGCAGCACTGGCAGCGATTGCCGGCGTGATGTGGGCAGCTAATTATTCCTCGGCCCAATTCGCCATGGGCTTCGTGCCCGGTTTGAAAGCTTTCTCGGCGGCGGTACTCGGTGGTATCGGTAATATTTACGGCGCGATGGTCGGCGGCATTCTGCTCGGTCTGATCGAGAGTCTCGGGGCCGGTTATATCGGTGATTTGACCGGCGGTATTTTAGGCAGTCAATATCAAGATATTTTTGCTTTCGTGGTTTTGATTATCGTACTGACATTGCGTCCATCCGGCATCATGGGTGAGCGTGTTGCTGATCGTGCTTAA
- a CDS encoding ABC transporter ATP-binding protein, giving the protein MAENVLKVSNLKVAYGGIKAVKGIELEVNKGELITLIGANGAGKTTTLKAITGTLPSCKVEGEISYLGQSIRGKNSFELVSDRLAMVPEGRGVFTRMTIQENLMMGAYTRNDKAGINDDIDKWFAVFPRLKERAAQLAGTLSGGEQQMLAMARALMSHPNLLLLDEPSMGLSPIMVEKIFEVVRNVSAQGVTILLVEQNAKLALQAAHRAYVMDSGLITMSGLAKDMLDDPKVQAAYLGEA; this is encoded by the coding sequence ATGGCTGAGAATGTATTGAAGGTAAGCAACCTTAAGGTTGCATACGGCGGCATCAAAGCGGTCAAAGGGATCGAGCTTGAAGTCAATAAAGGTGAGTTGATCACGCTGATCGGTGCCAATGGTGCCGGTAAAACGACCACCCTCAAGGCGATTACCGGCACTTTGCCTAGTTGCAAAGTTGAGGGTGAAATCAGCTATCTGGGGCAGTCGATCCGCGGCAAAAATTCGTTTGAACTCGTGTCCGACCGTCTGGCCATGGTGCCGGAAGGTCGCGGCGTGTTTACGCGCATGACGATTCAGGAAAATCTGATGATGGGCGCGTACACGCGTAACGATAAAGCCGGTATTAACGACGATATCGACAAGTGGTTTGCCGTGTTTCCGCGTCTGAAAGAGCGTGCTGCGCAATTGGCCGGTACTTTGTCGGGTGGTGAGCAGCAAATGTTGGCTATGGCGCGTGCGCTCATGAGTCATCCTAACTTGCTGTTGCTCGATGAACCATCGATGGGCTTGTCGCCTATCATGGTGGAAAAAATCTTCGAGGTCGTGCGCAATGTTTCTGCGCAGGGCGTGACGATTTTGCTGGTCGAGCAAAATGCCAAATTGGCTTTGCAAGCGGCGCATCGCGCTTATGTGATGGATTCCGGTCTGATCACCATGAGTGGTTTGGCCAAGGATATGCTCGACGATCCTAAGGTGCAGGCCGCGTATTTGGGCGAAGCGTAA
- a CDS encoding nitroreductase, translated as MIVSPVQQCVDEVILARRSLRAFLPTPVANEDIRRLLEVAARAPSGSNTQPWKVYVLQGERLSSLSAAILAAHQQAEVAASHTEQYHYYPQSWKTPYLERRRKVGWDLYALLGLGRENKQGMHAQHGRNYAFFDAPVGLIFTIDRVMEQGSWLDYGMFLQNIMLAAKARGLDTCPQAAFTQYHRIIAEQLVLPEHEMLVCGMSLGYADVTKIENSLQTERASVDDFVRFIE; from the coding sequence ATGATTGTCTCTCCGGTTCAGCAATGTGTTGATGAAGTGATTTTGGCGCGTCGCTCTCTGCGCGCATTTTTACCCACGCCGGTGGCGAATGAGGATATTCGGCGCTTGCTTGAGGTGGCTGCGCGTGCCCCGTCGGGCAGCAATACCCAGCCATGGAAAGTGTACGTGCTGCAGGGGGAGCGCCTGAGCAGCTTGTCGGCGGCGATCTTGGCGGCGCATCAGCAGGCCGAAGTGGCCGCCTCCCACACTGAGCAATACCATTACTACCCACAAAGCTGGAAGACACCGTATTTGGAACGCCGCCGTAAGGTAGGCTGGGATTTATACGCCTTGCTCGGGCTAGGGCGCGAGAATAAGCAAGGCATGCATGCCCAGCATGGCCGTAATTATGCATTTTTTGATGCCCCGGTCGGCTTGATTTTTACCATAGACCGTGTCATGGAGCAGGGCTCGTGGTTGGACTACGGCATGTTTTTACAAAACATTATGCTTGCCGCCAAGGCTAGAGGACTCGATACTTGTCCGCAAGCAGCATTTACCCAATATCACCGCATCATCGCCGAACAATTGGTCTTGCCTGAGCATGAAATGCTGGTGTGCGGCATGTCGCTTGGCTATGCCGATGTCACAAAAATTGAAAACAGTTTGCAGACGGAACGGGCCAGCGTCGATGATTTTGTCCGCTTCATTGAGTGA
- the rpmB gene encoding 50S ribosomal protein L28, which yields MARVCQVTGKGPMVGNNVSHANNKTKRRFLPNLQNRRFFVETENRWVSLRLSNAGLRVIDKIGIDAVLTDMRARGEKV from the coding sequence ATGGCACGTGTCTGCCAAGTGACTGGGAAAGGGCCGATGGTTGGCAACAACGTTTCCCACGCTAATAACAAAACTAAACGTCGCTTTTTGCCGAATCTGCAAAATCGTCGCTTTTTCGTAGAAACAGAAAACCGTTGGGTTTCTCTGCGTTTGTCTAATGCTGGTTTGCGCGTCATTGATAAAATCGGCATCGATGCCGTTTTGACTGACATGCGTGCTCGCGGCGAAAAAGTCTAA
- a CDS encoding FKBP-type peptidyl-prolyl cis-trans isomerase, giving the protein MTTTAPLLVTDNAYLTLHYRLATLDGDDILSTFGDSPATLQMGIGQLAPQLETALLGLAEGSHHTQQLSPEQAFGARNPELIQRVSIETLRENSAFGEHYVVGDLVDFAAPSGGRFAGILRAQDEAGCLFDFNHPLAGQSLVFETKIIGIM; this is encoded by the coding sequence ATGACTACTACCGCACCGCTTCTCGTTACTGACAACGCTTACTTGACGCTCCATTACCGTCTGGCCACACTTGATGGCGACGATATTTTAAGTACTTTCGGCGATAGCCCTGCCACTTTGCAAATGGGCATAGGACAACTTGCGCCGCAACTCGAGACCGCTTTACTCGGTTTGGCAGAGGGCTCGCACCATACCCAACAGTTATCGCCTGAGCAAGCTTTTGGCGCACGTAATCCAGAATTGATACAGCGCGTGTCGATTGAAACATTACGGGAAAATTCGGCATTTGGCGAGCATTACGTGGTTGGCGACCTGGTCGATTTCGCCGCCCCCTCGGGTGGACGGTTTGCCGGCATTTTGCGCGCGCAAGATGAGGCCGGTTGTCTGTTCGATTTCAATCACCCCTTGGCCGGACAGAGCCTGGTATTCGAAACCAAGATCATAGGAATTATGTAA
- a CDS encoding ABC transporter ATP-binding protein produces the protein MTEQTILKIEGANKRFGGLQALSNVGINIKAGQIYGLIGPNGAGKTTFFNVITGLYQPDTGTFELDGKPYSPSAPHEVAKAGIARTFQNIRLFGEMTALENVMVGRHIRTHQGVFGAIFRHAAARKEEAEIRARSQELLDFVGIGQFADRTSKFLSYGDQRRLEIARALATDPKLLALDEPAAGMNATEKLALRELLVKIKAQGKTVLLIEHDVKLMMGLCDRITVLEYGKPIAEGIPSDIQKNPAVIEAYLGGAH, from the coding sequence ATGACTGAACAAACAATATTGAAAATCGAAGGCGCTAACAAGCGTTTCGGTGGTCTGCAAGCACTTTCGAATGTCGGGATTAATATCAAGGCCGGCCAGATTTACGGCTTGATCGGTCCGAATGGTGCCGGTAAAACCACTTTCTTCAACGTAATCACTGGTCTGTATCAACCCGATACCGGCACCTTTGAACTCGATGGCAAGCCATATTCGCCATCGGCACCGCATGAGGTGGCGAAAGCCGGGATTGCCCGTACGTTTCAGAATATCCGCCTGTTCGGCGAAATGACGGCGTTGGAAAATGTCATGGTCGGACGCCATATTCGCACCCATCAAGGTGTGTTCGGTGCGATTTTCCGTCATGCTGCGGCGCGTAAGGAAGAAGCTGAGATCCGTGCCCGTTCCCAGGAATTGCTCGACTTTGTTGGCATCGGCCAGTTTGCCGACCGGACATCGAAGTTTTTGTCCTACGGTGATCAGCGTCGACTCGAAATCGCGCGCGCTTTGGCGACCGACCCGAAATTACTGGCGCTCGATGAGCCGGCGGCCGGCATGAATGCCACCGAAAAACTGGCCTTGCGCGAATTACTGGTGAAAATCAAGGCCCAAGGTAAAACCGTGCTGCTCATTGAGCACGATGTGAAACTGATGATGGGTTTGTGTGACCGCATTACTGTGCTTGAGTACGGTAAGCCGATTGCCGAAGGCATACCATCGGATATACAAAAAAATCCGGCCGTGATTGAAGCATATTTGGGAGGGGCCCACTGA
- a CDS encoding pentapeptide repeat-containing protein yields MNTHNNTLSDLTLTRAQLEDLCAHGGALRFENCDFQGSDLARLDLQDCQFIRCQLADVSLHGARLARSVWQSCRVGRADFGAADLLEAQFHSCDLNNSRWCRSKLGAAKFQDCKLTGAVFEDVAQLGLEFSNTLLIGTSMRRMSFRKAKLVGLDFSEADLCACDFRDAVFEGGSLRDAVLTDARFEGADLREADLGGLKLTAAKYFKGATISSRQAAMLARELGLLVA; encoded by the coding sequence ATGAATACACATAACAACACACTGAGCGATCTCACCCTCACCCGGGCACAGCTCGAAGACTTGTGCGCACACGGCGGCGCGCTGCGTTTCGAGAACTGTGATTTCCAAGGCAGTGATTTAGCCCGACTCGATTTGCAAGACTGCCAATTTATCCGCTGCCAATTGGCCGATGTGTCACTGCATGGTGCGCGCCTGGCCCGCAGCGTCTGGCAAAGTTGCCGCGTCGGTCGCGCCGACTTCGGTGCAGCTGACCTGCTCGAAGCGCAATTTCACTCCTGCGATCTGAATAACAGCAGATGGTGCCGTAGCAAGCTCGGCGCGGCCAAGTTTCAAGACTGTAAGCTGACTGGGGCCGTATTTGAAGACGTGGCGCAACTCGGTCTGGAATTCAGCAACACCTTGCTGATCGGCACCTCGATGCGGCGCATGTCGTTCCGTAAGGCAAAATTGGTCGGACTCGACTTTTCCGAAGCCGATTTGTGCGCCTGTGATTTTCGTGATGCCGTATTTGAAGGCGGCAGCCTGCGCGATGCCGTGCTGACCGATGCCCGCTTCGAAGGGGCCGACTTACGCGAAGCCGACTTAGGCGGCCTCAAGCTGACCGCAGCCAAATATTTCAAAGGTGCGACGATTTCCTCGCGTCAAGCCGCCATGCTGGCACGTGAACTCGGCCTCTTGGTGGCATGA
- a CDS encoding ABC transporter permease subunit — MSTIFDVKANPKKAYTSFVMLGIVLVLFPFIAANFGNSWVRIIDFALLYIMLALGLNIVVGFAGLLDLGYIAFYAVGAYLAAILGSQQFAVILESFIDNYPALGHFLVAVCGPEITKNGLHLSVWVIVPLSAALAGLFGALLGAPTLKLRGDYLAIVTLGFGEIIRIFMNNMNSPVNFTNGPQGINMIDPIRVFGVSLGGEAGTNATVDFGWFTMPSVNAYYFLFLALCIFIVFVSVRLQHSRLGRAWVAIREDEIAAKAMGLNTRNIKLLAFSMGASFGGVSGAMFASFQGFVSPESFSLMESIVILAMVVLGGIGHIPGVILGAILLAALPEVLRHIVEPVQMMLFGKIWIEAEVLRQLLYGLTMVVVMLNRPAGLWPAPKHEDRMAKLNDAAA; from the coding sequence ATGTCGACTATATTTGATGTCAAAGCGAACCCGAAAAAAGCATATACAAGTTTTGTCATGCTGGGTATCGTGTTAGTGTTGTTTCCGTTCATTGCTGCGAATTTCGGCAATTCCTGGGTCCGTATCATCGACTTTGCCTTGCTATATATCATGCTCGCGCTCGGTCTCAATATCGTGGTCGGCTTTGCCGGTCTGCTCGATCTTGGTTACATCGCCTTTTATGCCGTCGGCGCGTATCTGGCGGCGATTCTTGGTTCACAGCAATTTGCGGTGATCTTGGAATCTTTCATCGATAATTACCCTGCGCTTGGTCATTTCCTCGTCGCTGTGTGCGGTCCGGAAATTACCAAAAACGGTTTGCATTTGTCGGTGTGGGTGATCGTGCCTTTGTCGGCAGCCTTAGCCGGTTTGTTCGGCGCTTTGCTCGGCGCGCCAACTTTGAAGTTGCGCGGCGATTATCTGGCCATCGTCACGCTCGGCTTTGGTGAAATCATCCGTATTTTCATGAATAACATGAATTCTCCGGTTAATTTTACCAATGGCCCGCAAGGTATCAACATGATTGATCCTATCCGCGTGTTCGGGGTCTCGCTCGGCGGTGAAGCCGGTACTAACGCGACGGTCGATTTCGGCTGGTTTACCATGCCGTCGGTGAATGCGTATTACTTCTTGTTCTTAGCCTTGTGTATTTTCATCGTCTTCGTGTCGGTGCGTTTGCAGCACTCGCGTTTGGGCCGTGCTTGGGTGGCGATACGGGAAGATGAAATCGCCGCTAAAGCGATGGGTCTCAATACCCGCAATATCAAATTGCTGGCCTTTTCCATGGGTGCTTCTTTCGGTGGCGTCTCTGGTGCCATGTTCGCTTCGTTTCAGGGCTTCGTTTCACCTGAATCGTTCTCGCTGATGGAATCGATCGTGATTCTGGCGATGGTGGTCTTGGGCGGTATCGGTCATATTCCTGGCGTGATCCTTGGTGCGATTCTGCTGGCAGCATTGCCGGAAGTGTTGCGTCACATCGTAGAACCGGTGCAGATGATGTTGTTTGGAAAAATTTGGATTGAAGCCGAAGTACTGCGTCAATTGTTGTACGGTCTGACGATGGTGGTCGTGATGTTGAATCGTCCGGCAGGTTTGTGGCCCGCGCCCAAGCATGAAGACCGGATGGCCAAACTCAACGATGCGGCAGCTTAA
- a CDS encoding thioesterase family protein, whose amino-acid sequence MRQAKRQDFPHFLELPTRWIDNDQYGHVNNVQYYSYFDTTVNSLLIQHSVLDIHTDQIVGFVVDSGCAYFSSISFPDLLHIGLRVARIGNSSVRYELAIFPNDALVPAAAGHFVHVYVDRTSNKAVALPAAVRTLLETLERPHSVP is encoded by the coding sequence ATGCGCCAAGCTAAGCGTCAGGATTTTCCTCATTTTCTTGAGCTGCCGACTCGTTGGATCGATAACGATCAATATGGCCATGTCAATAATGTCCAGTACTACAGTTATTTTGATACGACGGTTAACAGCTTGCTGATACAGCACAGTGTGCTCGACATCCATACCGATCAGATAGTCGGTTTCGTGGTCGACAGCGGCTGCGCGTATTTCAGTTCGATTTCCTTTCCCGATCTCTTGCATATCGGTTTGCGCGTAGCGCGCATAGGAAACAGCAGTGTGCGTTATGAATTAGCCATATTCCCTAACGATGCCCTCGTTCCTGCCGCTGCCGGGCATTTCGTGCATGTGTATGTTGATCGGACCAGTAACAAAGCGGTGGCGCTTCCGGCTGCAGTTCGTACCCTGTTAGAAACGCTTGAGCGGCCGCATTCTGTACCGTAG
- the pbpG gene encoding D-alanyl-D-alanine endopeptidase has translation MPAMLLPVQAAESRKKPLVHKKGVKTVAAKPLRHAVVSKSKHKHKVLLRRAAPLAAAALAVPTVGDSAGLNHTHDALALQSNVAYVVDQASSKVLFEKNPDVSLPIASITKLMTSLVVMEAKQDMVEEIEVTEDDIDREKGTGSRLKIGAKLSRADMLHIALMSSENRAASALGRSYPGGRPAFVAAMNAKAKQLGMTEAHYVDSNGLSSQNRASAKDLVKLVNAAYQFPLIREYSTDSKYIVNPGGRSLEYGSSNKLVMNPEWEIGLQKTGFINEAGRCLVMQAMIEGRAIVMVFLDSKGKYSRLADAGRIKKWLETAKPKF, from the coding sequence ATGCCTGCGATGTTACTTCCTGTGCAAGCTGCCGAGTCGCGTAAGAAGCCGCTCGTGCACAAGAAGGGGGTAAAAACCGTTGCTGCAAAGCCGTTACGGCATGCCGTAGTGAGCAAAAGCAAACACAAGCACAAAGTACTGTTGCGCCGTGCGGCACCGCTCGCGGCTGCGGCGCTGGCGGTACCAACCGTGGGCGACAGCGCTGGCCTCAATCATACTCATGATGCGCTGGCCTTACAGTCGAATGTCGCGTATGTGGTCGATCAAGCCAGTTCCAAGGTATTGTTTGAAAAAAATCCTGATGTCTCGCTGCCGATCGCCTCGATCACCAAACTCATGACCAGTTTGGTAGTGATGGAAGCCAAGCAAGATATGGTGGAAGAAATCGAAGTCACCGAGGACGATATCGATCGTGAAAAAGGGACTGGTTCACGTTTGAAAATTGGTGCCAAACTGTCGCGCGCGGATATGCTGCACATCGCCTTGATGAGTTCGGAAAACCGTGCCGCCTCGGCGCTGGGACGAAGTTATCCGGGCGGGCGCCCAGCCTTTGTCGCGGCCATGAATGCCAAGGCCAAACAACTCGGCATGACCGAAGCGCATTATGTCGATTCCAATGGACTCTCGAGTCAGAATCGCGCCAGTGCCAAAGACTTGGTCAAGCTGGTCAATGCCGCTTACCAGTTTCCACTCATTCGCGAGTATTCCACCGATTCTAAATACATCGTCAATCCGGGCGGACGCTCGCTCGAGTATGGTTCGTCGAACAAGCTGGTGATGAATCCGGAATGGGAAATCGGTTTACAAAAAACCGGCTTCATCAACGAAGCCGGGCGTTGTTTGGTGATGCAAGCGATGATAGAAGGCCGTGCAATCGTCATGGTGTTTCTCGATTCCAAGGGCAAGTATTCACGCTTGGCCGATGCCGGCCGCATCAAGAAGTGGCTGGAAACTGCCAAACCGAAATTCTGA
- the ispH gene encoding 4-hydroxy-3-methylbut-2-enyl diphosphate reductase: MDKEILLAQPRGFCAGVDRAIEIVERALQQFGAPIYVRHEIVHNAYVVSDLKAKGAIFIENLADVPFGNTLIFSAHGVSQAVRTEAAARGVTVFDATCPLVTKVHMEVVKMRREGREIIMIGHHGHPEVEGTMGQSEGGMYLVETVADVFALEVNNPGQLAYVSQTTLSVDDTAAIIEALKQKFPLIAEPKKGDICYATTNRQEAVKFMAPQVELVIVVGSPNSSNSNRLREVAEKIGAAAYMVDHAGEIDSAWLQDVQRIGVTAGASAPEILVQEVIARLRELGVRSVRNLEGVEEHVTFPMPKGLNEAK; this comes from the coding sequence ATGGACAAAGAAATTTTATTAGCGCAGCCGCGCGGCTTTTGTGCAGGTGTCGATCGTGCGATCGAAATTGTCGAGCGTGCTTTGCAGCAATTTGGTGCGCCTATCTATGTCAGGCACGAAATTGTGCACAATGCCTATGTGGTCAGCGATTTGAAGGCGAAAGGCGCGATCTTCATCGAAAATCTCGCTGATGTACCTTTCGGTAATACATTGATCTTTTCGGCACATGGCGTTTCGCAAGCCGTGCGCACCGAGGCCGCTGCGCGCGGCGTGACGGTGTTTGACGCCACTTGCCCGCTGGTGACGAAGGTCCATATGGAAGTGGTCAAAATGCGCCGTGAAGGGCGTGAGATCATCATGATAGGCCATCATGGCCACCCCGAGGTGGAAGGCACGATGGGGCAGAGCGAGGGCGGTATGTATCTGGTCGAAACCGTTGCCGATGTCTTCGCGCTGGAGGTGAATAATCCTGGCCAGCTCGCCTATGTATCGCAAACCACCTTGTCGGTCGACGATACGGCGGCCATCATTGAAGCGTTGAAGCAAAAATTTCCCCTCATCGCCGAGCCGAAAAAAGGCGATATCTGCTATGCCACCACGAATCGTCAGGAAGCCGTGAAATTCATGGCCCCGCAAGTCGAGTTGGTGATCGTGGTCGGTAGTCCGAACAGCTCGAATTCCAATCGCTTGCGTGAAGTCGCGGAAAAAATCGGTGCGGCAGCGTATATGGTTGATCATGCTGGGGAGATCGACAGTGCGTGGCTGCAAGATGTGCAGCGTATCGGCGTGACGGCCGGTGCTTCGGCCCCGGAAATTTTGGTGCAGGAAGTGATTGCGCGCCTGCGTGAGCTGGGCGTACGCAGTGTGCGCAACTTGGAAGGCGTGGAGGAACATGTCACCTTCCCCATGCCTAAGGGCTTGAATGAAGCGAAATAA